In Beijerinckiaceae bacterium, the sequence TCCTTCGGCCGAAAAACTCATAGCGCCAATCTTAATTTCAATTTTTCCAGGCAATTTATCTTTCTCGGTCATTTTACTGCCTCGGTACTGGTTCAATTAAAAATGTAATTAATTTTAATATCATTGCCCTACTTAACTTAACATGCGCTTCGGGCGTAGTTCCTCAAATTTGTAGAATTAGGTAAATAGATCGACCCAAAGCTAAAGAGCAAACGCAGCTGTAACTGCCACCAGCTGCGGATCACCCAATAAGGTTCAACTGATTGCGCGGTGTGTCGTGGGCGTTTCTGTAGTGACGTACTCGATCGCCCGTAGAATTCGGCCCGAGGCGCCGCCAAACGTCTCCGCGGTTTGAGCGGCGGCCCGCGCCATCGCCCGCAGCTTGGTATTATCGGACAGAAGCAGAGCCAATTGCGCTGCGAGAGAATCCGCATCCGAAATCATTGCTCCGCCCCCCACTCTATCGAGCGCGGCATAAATTTCTTCAAAATCTTCGACGTCGGGACCGTGCAGAACCGCGCAGCCAAGTTTTGCCGCCTCAACCGGGTTTCGCCCCCCGCCAAAGGCCAGGGATTTGCCGGCAAAGATCACACCCGCGATCCGGTAGAACAGACCCGCCTCGCCGCTCGTCGGAGCGATGAAGATTTCCGGCAAAGACCCACTATCGCGATCGCCAAGCCCCACGGCCAGCCCCATTTTTGCAGCGGCCTGGGTGATTTCAAAACCACGTTTGGGGCTGTGCGGAACGATCACGCTCAAGAGGTCCGGAAATTGCCGGACAAGGCGGCGATGCGCCACCAATGCAATCTCTTCCTCGCCGGGATAGACGCCATCGGCAACCCAAACCGGCCGGGTTCCAATTCGCGCCATCAGACGGGCTAACGAGGGCTGATCGGCGGGCAGCGGCACAAGATCATATTTGAGGCGGCCAACCACCTGAACCTTTTGCGCGCCGAGTTTCGCAAACCACGTCGCGTCCGTCTCCGTTTGGGTGAGGCAAACATCGAAGCGCCGCATGAGCGGACCCACAAAGGCAGAAAATTTGCGCAAAAAGGCAAACGACCCCTCGGAGAGACGCGCATCGACAAGCACGAGTGGAATTCCGCGCCGACTCGCCTCGACGATCATATTGGGAAGAAGCGCGGCTTCCGCGATCAGGATGATATCGGGTTGCCAATGGTCGAGGAACCGCGACATGAATTGCGGTGTATCAAGCGGCGCGAATTGGTGCAGAGTGGTTGGCGGAGAGCGCGAGTCCCGTAGACGGCTTGGAACGCCGCGTCCGGTCGAAATGAGCGTACCGAAGCCAAGTGTTCCCAGCTTTTCAAGAAGCGGCGTCAGGCTCTGGGCCTCCACCGCGCTTGCCGCATGCACCAAGGCAAGCCCGCCTTTCGGTCGCGGCAAGCCTGGCCAGCCTAGCCGCTCGCGGCGCCTGGCAAAGTCCTCGTGCCCAAGCTTCGCCCGCCAGTAGACGACAAGCGGTCCGATCAACCCAAAGCCTGCGCTTGCCCATCGATACATAGCGAGCAGCGGCGATGCCTTCACGGCCGGCCCTTGGGGGTCACAAGGAAAGCCCCTTCACGCGCTCCTGGTTGAATGAAGAATGGGTCATTGCGCTCACGCATTTTCCTTGGACGGATCGAGCAATCGATACAAATGCGCCACGAAATAACGCATATGGGCGTTGTCGACGGTCGCCTGCGCCTTGGCTTTCCAGGCTTGCGTCGCGGACTCATAGTCCGGAAAAATGCCAACGATGTCGATCTTCGACAAATCGCGAAATTCAGTACCGCCCAAATCCTTAAGTTCGCCACCGAAAACAAAGTGGAGAAGCTGCTTATCGTTCGTGCTCATGAGCTTCCTATCCGAAACATTCCTGCGAAGGCTCGTGAAACTGTCCCGTATCCTTGGCCTTTGTCGTCCCTTACGCCAAATTCTGCCTCAACTTTTGCCAATTATCACGGCCGGGCTCCGATCATCGCCTGGCGCGCCGCCGCGGTGACTTCGGCGTGGATTTGCGCCGGGGCTGCGGTGAGAAGGCCGTGGCGGGTATCACGGAGATTATAGACAATCGCGCATCCA encodes:
- a CDS encoding 3-deoxy-D-manno-octulosonic acid transferase; translation: MKASPLLAMYRWASAGFGLIGPLVVYWRAKLGHEDFARRRERLGWPGLPRPKGGLALVHAASAVEAQSLTPLLEKLGTLGFGTLISTGRGVPSRLRDSRSPPTTLHQFAPLDTPQFMSRFLDHWQPDIILIAEAALLPNMIVEASRRGIPLVLVDARLSEGSFAFLRKFSAFVGPLMRRFDVCLTQTETDATWFAKLGAQKVQVVGRLKYDLVPLPADQPSLARLMARIGTRPVWVADGVYPGEEEIALVAHRRLVRQFPDLLSVIVPHSPKRGFEITQAAAKMGLAVGLGDRDSGSLPEIFIAPTSGEAGLFYRIAGVIFAGKSLAFGGGRNPVEAAKLGCAVLHGPDVEDFEEIYAALDRVGGGAMISDADSLAAQLALLLSDNTKLRAMARAAAQTAETFGGASGRILRAIEYVTTETPTTHRAIS
- a CDS encoding DUF4170 domain-containing protein encodes the protein MSTNDKQLLHFVFGGELKDLGGTEFRDLSKIDIVGIFPDYESATQAWKAKAQATVDNAHMRYFVAHLYRLLDPSKENA